One Diospyros lotus cultivar Yz01 chromosome 1, ASM1463336v1, whole genome shotgun sequence genomic window carries:
- the LOC127787278 gene encoding protein NRT1/ PTR FAMILY 4.5-like — protein sequence MQAQEMMNNYEALRPWSKRKGGFRACMFVYALAALDSIGSVANMCTMFLYFNLVLQFDLSQSANTFTNYIGSTFLLSIVGGFISDTYLSRLATCLSFGCLQLVGQAMITIQAYSDKLQPNPCGKSVCLKGGEAVFFYSSLCLLALGAGGVRGALPALGADQFDPRDEKGAKGIATYFNGYLLSTTIGSILGVTGVVWISMNKAWYWGFCIGTITSSLGFLLLALGKPFYLVQPRGNSPIARVARVITLAIRNRNLSSPQNPDELHEISDKERDPSEEKISHTDQFRCLDKAAIVQDGMNPDPCRVCTVTQVEEVKILTRMLPILASTFIMNTCLSQLQTFSVMQGYRMDTHLGSFEIPSASIPVIPLIFMSILIPAYEFLVVPFARKLTGHPAGITHLQRVGVGLVLSAVSMGIAGIVEVKRRDQALKDPLKPISLFWLSFQYGIFGIADMFTMVGLLEFFYKEAPSGMRSLSTSFAPLSLSFGAFLSTVLVNLINTITKSIAPSKMGWLHGKDLNDNNLNLFYWFLAILSCINFANYVFWASWYKYKEDASEPQMEAKGPK from the exons atgcagGCACAAGAGATGATGAACAATTACGAGGCCTTGCGGCCATGGAGCAAGAGGAAAGGTGGATTCAGGGCTTGCATGTTTGTTTATG CCTTGGCGGCCTTGGACAGCATTGGATCAGTGGCCAACATGTGCACaatgtttctctacttcaaccTTGTGCTGCAGTTCGATTTGTCTCAGTCTGCCAACACTTTCACCAACTACATTGGTTCAACCTTCTTGCTCTCTATTGTGGGAGGCTTCATTTCAGATACTTACTTGAGCAGGCTAGCCACCTGTTTGAGCTTCGGGTGCCTCCAACTAGTG GGACAAGCAATGATCACAATCCAAGCTTACTCAGATAAGTTGCAGCCCAATCCTTGTGGCAAGTCCGTGTGCTTAAAAGGTGGTGAGGCTGTTTTCTTCTACAGCTCCCTGTGCCTACTAGCCCTAGGGGCAGGAGGAGTGAGGGGTGCCCTTCCAGCACTTGGGGCCGACCAATTTGACCCCAGGGATGAGAAGGGGGCCAAGGGGATTGCAACTTACTTCAACGGCTACTTACTTAGCACAACCATTGGATCCATTCTGGGAGTCACAGGAGTTGTGTGGATCAGCATGAATAAAGCTTGGTACTGGGGATTTTGCATCGGCACAATCACTTCATCTCtgggttttcttcttcttgccctTGGAAAGCCTTTCTACCTCGTCCAGCCCCGCGGGAATAGCCCCATTGCAAGGGTGGCAAGGGTCATTACGTTGGCAATTCGGAACCGAAATCTGTCCTCACCTCAAAATCCTGATGAGTTGCATGAGATCAGTGACAAAGAAAGAGACCCTTCTGAAGAGAAGATCTCACACACTGATCAGTTCAG GTGTTTGGACAAAGCTGCCATTGTTCAAGATGGAATGAATCCAGATCCATGCAGAGTTTGCACCGTGACACAAGTAGAGGAAGTGAAAATACTAACAAGAATGTTGCCAATCTTAGCCAGTACTTTCATAATGAATACATGCTTGTCCCAGTTGCAAACATTCTCGGTAATGCAGGGCTACCGCATGGACACACACCTTGGTTCTTTCGAGATACCTTCCGCCTCAATACCTGTAATTCCCCTTATCTTCATGTCGATCCTCATCCCAGCCTATGAGTTTCTCGTAGTCCCTTTTGCCCGGAAGCTCACTGGCCATCCGGCTGGGATCACGCATCTCCAGCGTGTCGGGGTTGGGCTTGTTCTTTCCGCAGTATCAATGGGCATAGCCGGCATAGTTGAGGTGAAGAGAAGGGACCAAGCCCTTAAAGACCCCTTGAAGCCCATTAGTCTCTTCTGGCTTTCCTTCCAATATGGCATCTTCGGCATTGCGGACATGTTTACTATGGTTGGATTGCTGGAATTCTTCTACAAGGAGGCTCCTTCAGGGATGAGATCTCTATCCACATCCTTTGCACCATTGTCACTCTCTTTTGGAGCCTTTCTAAGCACTGTGCTTGTCAACCTCATAAACACCATCACCAAGAGCATTGCTCCaagcaaaatggggtggctgcaTGGAAAGGACTTGAACGACAACAACTTGAATCTCTTCTACTGGTTCCTAGCTATTCTCAGCTGCATTAACTTTGCAAACTACGTATTTTGGGCTTCATGGTACAAGTACAAAGAGGATGCTTCAGAGCCCCAAATGGAAGCCAAGGGTCCAAAATAA